A section of the Rhizobium sp. Pop5 genome encodes:
- a CDS encoding DUF2849 domain-containing protein, protein MVDKVLTANRLTDGIAVWLDANGKWSTSLQEALVARHAEAVAALEAIGKKSYADNEVVDVAVVEVQETNGVLWPLRLRERIRAQGPTMEYAPGYAPADPEFIAV, encoded by the coding sequence ATGGTAGACAAGGTTCTGACCGCCAACCGGCTGACGGACGGCATTGCCGTCTGGCTGGATGCGAACGGGAAGTGGTCCACCTCGCTGCAGGAGGCGCTCGTTGCCCGCCATGCCGAAGCCGTTGCGGCGCTGGAAGCGATCGGCAAGAAATCCTATGCCGACAACGAGGTCGTTGACGTCGCTGTTGTCGAAGTTCAGGAAACCAACGGCGTTCTTTGGCCGCTTCGCCTTCGTGAGCGCATCCGCGCACAGGGTCCGACCATGGAATACGCCCCGGGCTACGCTCCTGCCGATCCCGAATTCATTGCAGTCTGA